Proteins encoded by one window of Nasonia vitripennis strain AsymCx chromosome 5, Nvit_psr_1.1, whole genome shotgun sequence:
- the LOC100124169 gene encoding U2 small nuclear ribonucleoprotein auxiliary factor 35 kDa subunit-related protein 2-like isoform X1, translated as MASEFSKRPAHREWRRLAKKERRKRLRQKAARVRDEEADRLEKTLLQSADYLEWLEEQNKQKEEEEKRAQEEHAQLEKAWLEAEDKAQKEWLILQERKAKAREVQLAQEEIIRKEFEAMQDNARKKKEAERRRRDEQKKMFDRMKKEIDAYIDDGSRTPKALRSLNETQPGKEICPFFNKTGACRYGDICSRNHQRPGLSTVILVPNFYTHFSLERHSHEYDTDVRLEYDHRETRNHFRDFYFDVVPELEKFGKIKTLQYCKNTEAHLRGNLYVEYATEREAARALRGLKGRWYAGRQLHCEFVNLKSWRGAICGMMRCPKGSACNFLHVFRNPTEDYGVKSPPLWQKRQELFEKTGSSSRSRGSFSNNRRSNWEEYDNGQERNRNWRWSESPEPDDRRQQGRGNYQYRQQNMQRNFHQRNQYNNRGNFDNRRNFYNNRRPRNFNDNRNNRYSDDERDDNRFNKSQRRQFNYNDKFKRRYSDSDGNEDYGSSKVRRRERRSLDRRSRSRSRSRSASRSPSRSRSRGSRSRSRSHSRSRSRSASRSKSRSRSISKSASRSRTRSRSPIHGTAMEEHDFHSKRMRAREAARHSRSISRERKRRPPSPLSAPKEKSHSKVVRKAPTQNISKWDNEKREDSSTESRDSRSRSRSRSRSRSRSASPYKTSEHKNNVNVQKQVQHRDIQHHSYSKPPPPQPPASSAGNATRSGGQKEYEWDTTDSEN; from the exons ATGGCAAGCGAGTTTTCGAAGCGGCCGGCCCATAGGGAATGGAGGCGCCTAGCAAAAAAGGAACGACGCAAGCGCCTACGACAGAAAGCCGCCCGGGTACGGGACGAGGAAGCCGATCGTCTGGAAAAAACTCTTCTGCAGTCTGCTGATTATTTGGAATGGTTGGAGGAGCAGAATAAACagaaagaggaagaggaaaaaCGCGCCCAAGAGGAGCACGCCCAGTTGGAGAAGGCTTGGTTAGAAGCTGAG GATAAGGCACAGAAGGAGTGGTTGATACTTCAGGAGCGTAAAGCCAAGGCACGGGAGGTGCAATTAGCTCAAGAAGAAATCATTAGGAAAGAATTTGAAGCCATGCAGGACAATGCTCGAAAGAAGAAGGAGGCCGAGAGGCGCAGGCGGGAcgaacagaaaaaaatgttcgatAGAATGAAGAAGGAAATTGATGCTTACATTGACGATGGATCTAGGACTCCGAAAGCCCTCAGATCGTTGAACGAGACTCAGCCAGGCAAAGAGATCTGTCCGTTCTTCAACAAAACTGGTGCATGTAGGTACGGAGATATTTGTTCCAGAAATCATCAGAGACCTGGACTGAGTACGGTTATTCTTGTACCAAACTTCTACACCCACTTCTCCCTTGAGCGGCACTCGCACGAGTACGACACGGATGTGAGGCTTGAGTACGACCATAGAGAGACTCGCAATCACTTTAGAGATTTCTACTTCGACGTTGTACCAGAACTGGAAAAGTTTGGTAAAATCAAAACCTTACAGTATTGCAAAAATACTGAAGCTCATCTCAGAGGAAATCTGTATGTGGAGTACGCCACAGAAAGAGAGGCTGCAAGGGCTTTGCGAGGTCTCAAAGGTAGATGGTACGCCGGAAGACAATTGCATTGCGAATTTGTCAATCTAAAGTCATGGAGAGGAGCCATTTGTGGAATGATGCGATGTCCAAAAGGAAGTGCCTGTAACTTCTTGCACGTATTCAGAAATCCAACTGAAGACTACGGGGTCAAAAGCCCACCCCTATGGCAGAAGCGACAAGAGTTGTTTGAAAAAACTGGCTCTTCTTCCCGCAGCAGAGGCTCTTTCAGTAATAACAG AAGATCTAACTGGGAAGAATATGACAATGGTCAAGAAAGAAATCGGAATTGGAGATGGTCCGAGTCTCCAGAGCCCGATGACAGAAGACAACAGGGTAGAGGAAATTATCAGTACAGACAACAGAATATGCAAAGAAACTTTCACCAACGCAATCAATATAATAACCGTGGTAACTTCGATAATCGAAGAAACTTTTACAATAACAGAAGACCAAGAAATTTTAATGACAATAGGAATAACCGATACTCTGACGATGAGAGAGATGACAATCGCTTCAATAAATCACAGAGAAG ACAATTCAATTACAATGACAAATTCAAAAGGCGATACTCCGATTCAGATGGTAATGAAGATTACGGTTCGAGTAAAGTCCGGAGGAGGGAAAGACGCTCCTTAGATAGAAGAAGTAGATCGCGATCTCGATCACGTTCCGCAAGTCGGTCCCCTTCACGATCTCGATCTCGAGGTTCCCGATCACGATCACGATCGCACTCCCGCTCCCGTTCACGCTCGGCATCCCGATCCAAATCCCGATCACGCTCTATTTCTAAGTCAGCATCAAGATCTAGAACCCGTTCTCGCAGCCCAATCCACGGAACTGCAATGGAGGAGCATGATTTCCACTCAAAAAGAATGAGAGCAAGAGAGGCCGCTAGACATAGTAGGTCCATCTCACGTGAAAGAAAACGCAGACCTCCCTCCCCGTTATCAGCACCCAAAGAGAAGAGTCACTCTAAG GTTGTGAGAAAGGCTCCGACTCAGAATATATCCAAATGGGATAATGAAAAACGTGAAGATTCGAGCACAGAAAGTCGGGATTCTCGTTCCCGTTCACGCTCGCGTTCACGATCACGATCAAGATCAGCATCACCTTACAAGACTAGTGAACACAAAAATAACGTTAATGTTCAGAAGCAAGTTCAGCATAGAGATATACAGCATCATTCATACTCAAaaccaccaccaccacaaCCACCAGCATCATCAGCAGGAAATGCTACTAGATCAGGCGGGCAAAAAGAATATGAGTGGGACACAACCGATTcagaaaattaa
- the LOC100124169 gene encoding U2 small nuclear ribonucleoprotein auxiliary factor 35 kDa subunit-related protein 2-like isoform X3 gives MASEFSKRPAHREWRRLAKKERRKRLRQKAARVRDEEADRLEKTLLQSADYLEWLEEQNKQKEEEEKRAQEEHAQLEKAWLEAEDKAQKEWLILQERKAKAREVQLAQEEIIRKEFEAMQDNARKKKEAERRRRDEQKKMFDRMKKEIDAYIDDGSRTPKALRSLNETQPGKEICPFFNKTGACRYGDICSRNHQRPGLSTVILVPNFYTHFSLERHSHEYDTDVRLEYDHRETRNHFRDFYFDVVPELEKFGKIKTLQYCKNTEAHLRGNLYVEYATEREAARALRGLKGRWYAGRQLHCEFVNLKSWRGAICGMMRCPKGSACNFLHVFRNPTEDYGVKSPPLWQKRQELFEKTGSSSRSRGSFSNNSTVILAPKLGLKIITQIFGIIDFKNFLDVDMCVHLEYILLKKFWK, from the exons ATGGCAAGCGAGTTTTCGAAGCGGCCGGCCCATAGGGAATGGAGGCGCCTAGCAAAAAAGGAACGACGCAAGCGCCTACGACAGAAAGCCGCCCGGGTACGGGACGAGGAAGCCGATCGTCTGGAAAAAACTCTTCTGCAGTCTGCTGATTATTTGGAATGGTTGGAGGAGCAGAATAAACagaaagaggaagaggaaaaaCGCGCCCAAGAGGAGCACGCCCAGTTGGAGAAGGCTTGGTTAGAAGCTGAG GATAAGGCACAGAAGGAGTGGTTGATACTTCAGGAGCGTAAAGCCAAGGCACGGGAGGTGCAATTAGCTCAAGAAGAAATCATTAGGAAAGAATTTGAAGCCATGCAGGACAATGCTCGAAAGAAGAAGGAGGCCGAGAGGCGCAGGCGGGAcgaacagaaaaaaatgttcgatAGAATGAAGAAGGAAATTGATGCTTACATTGACGATGGATCTAGGACTCCGAAAGCCCTCAGATCGTTGAACGAGACTCAGCCAGGCAAAGAGATCTGTCCGTTCTTCAACAAAACTGGTGCATGTAGGTACGGAGATATTTGTTCCAGAAATCATCAGAGACCTGGACTGAGTACGGTTATTCTTGTACCAAACTTCTACACCCACTTCTCCCTTGAGCGGCACTCGCACGAGTACGACACGGATGTGAGGCTTGAGTACGACCATAGAGAGACTCGCAATCACTTTAGAGATTTCTACTTCGACGTTGTACCAGAACTGGAAAAGTTTGGTAAAATCAAAACCTTACAGTATTGCAAAAATACTGAAGCTCATCTCAGAGGAAATCTGTATGTGGAGTACGCCACAGAAAGAGAGGCTGCAAGGGCTTTGCGAGGTCTCAAAGGTAGATGGTACGCCGGAAGACAATTGCATTGCGAATTTGTCAATCTAAAGTCATGGAGAGGAGCCATTTGTGGAATGATGCGATGTCCAAAAGGAAGTGCCTGTAACTTCTTGCACGTATTCAGAAATCCAACTGAAGACTACGGGGTCAAAAGCCCACCCCTATGGCAGAAGCGACAAGAGTTGTTTGAAAAAACTGGCTCTTCTTCCCGCAGCAGAGGCTCTTTCAGTAATAACAG CACAGTTATATTAGCACCAAAATTGGGCTTAAAAATCATTACTCAAATCTTTGGGATTATTGacttcaaaaattttcttgaTGTAGACATGTGTGTACATTTGGAGTACATTTTGCTGAAAAAGTTTTGGAAGTAG
- the LOC100124169 gene encoding putative serine protease K12H4.7 isoform X2, with product MKIAMNCLCVHLVLALFTSVNAVGFHGFHFKGLEEPAWIGPRKLDQKWIEQPLDHFNHRDNRTWQMRYYEEDKYFNGIGPIFIMLGGEWTINPGFLQNGLMHDLAKQHGALMFYTEHRYYGKSYPTQNMSSDNMQYLNVDQALADVAYFIDNRKSEYNITDSKVIVFGGSYAGNMAAWIRIKYPHLIQGSVASSAPVYAKADFYEYYEVVANSLRRHDSQCALDVENAFDETEELLVTEGGPEKIQKIFNICKTPNVNSMTDVGYFMNFLSEVFASAVQYNKVVNGMSNIGQLCDTMTSASIGKPIERLAYLIRSGPKCKDVDYKDMIKDLRMSSWSTSAMRQWYFQTCTEFGYYQTANSSKSAFGRLVNLDFFVNICKDVYGDYYERELLDSGISRTNIMYGGRLPDIKNVIFVNGDVDPWHALSVLKDVNEFSPAILIQGSSHCQDLQADSAGDVPELRTARKKIRNIVSGWLQ from the exons ATGAAGATTGCAATGAATTGCCTCTGTGTGCATTTAGTATTGGCGTTGTTCACCTCAGTTAATGCAGTAGGTTTTCATGGATTTCATTTCAAAGGGCTCGAAGAGCCTGCGTGGATAGGACCTCGAAAATTAGATCAGAAGTGGATTGAACAGCCTCTAGATCATTTTAACCACCGCGATAATCGAACCTGGCAAATG cGCTATTATGAAGAGGACAAGTATTTCAATGGCATCGGCCCCATATTCATTATGTTGGGAGGAGAATGGACCATCAATCCGGGCTTTTTGCAAAATGGTTTAATGCATGATCTCGCGAAGCAACACGGAGCTTTAATGTTTTATACTGAGCACCGTTATTACGGAAAGAGTTACCCTACGCA GAATATGAGCTCAGATAATATGCAGTATTTGAATGTCGATCAAGCATTAGCAGATGTAGCGTACTTTATAGATAATAGAAAATCAGAATATAACATTACAGATTCAAAAGTTATTGTTTTCGGTGGATCTTACGCTGGAAATATGGCGGCTTGGATCAGGATTAAGTATCCGCATCTCATTCAG GGATCTGTGGCAAGTAGTGCTCCAGTTTATGCCAAAGCAGATTTTTACG AGTATTACGAAGTAGTAGCGAACTCGCTGAGGCGACACGACTCTCAATGCGCGTTGGATGTCGAAAACGCATTCGACGAAACCGAAGAGCTTTTGGTTACGGAAGGAGGTCCAGAAAAGATTCAAAAGATCTTCAA TATCTGCAAAACTCCGAATGTTAATTCAATGACTGATGTTGGTTATTTCATGAATTTCTTGTCGGAA GTGTTTGCTAGTGCGGTTCAGTACAACAAAGTAGTCAATGGCATGAGTAACATCGGACAACTTTGCGACACAATGACTAGCGCTAGTATAGGCAAACCAATTGAACGATTAGCTTATCTAATTCGCAGTGGTCCAAAGTGTAAAGATGTTGATTATAAAGATATGATCAAGGATCTTAGAATGAGTTCTTGGAGCACTTCAGCAA TGAGGCAATGGTATTTCCAAACTTGCACTGAATTTGGATATTACCAAACGGCAAACTCTAGCAAATCAGCGTTCGGAAGACTGGTGAATCTCGACTTTTTTGTCAACATTTGCAAAGACGTCTACGGCGATTA TTATGAAAGAGAACTGTTGGACTCTGGTATTAGTCGAACAAACATAATGTACGGTGGAAGGCTTCCCGACATAAAGAATGTGATATTCGTTAATGGCGACGTAGATCCTTGGCACGCACTTTCCGTCCTTAAGGATGTCAATGAGTTTTCGCCTGCGATTCTTATTCAAG GTTCTTCCCACTGCCAAGATCTTCAAGCCGATAGCGCAGGCGATGTTCCCGAGTTGAGGACAGCGAGGAAAAAGATAAGAAACATTGTTTCCGGATGGCTTCAATGA
- the LOC100124169 gene encoding putative serine protease K12H4.7 isoform X4, translating to MLGGEWTINPGFLQNGLMHDLAKQHGALMFYTEHRYYGKSYPTQNMSSDNMQYLNVDQALADVAYFIDNRKSEYNITDSKVIVFGGSYAGNMAAWIRIKYPHLIQGSVASSAPVYAKADFYEYYEVVANSLRRHDSQCALDVENAFDETEELLVTEGGPEKIQKIFNICKTPNVNSMTDVGYFMNFLSEVFASAVQYNKVVNGMSNIGQLCDTMTSASIGKPIERLAYLIRSGPKCKDVDYKDMIKDLRMSSWSTSAMRQWYFQTCTEFGYYQTANSSKSAFGRLVNLDFFVNICKDVYGDYYERELLDSGISRTNIMYGGRLPDIKNVIFVNGDVDPWHALSVLKDVNEFSPAILIQGSSHCQDLQADSAGDVPELRTARKKIRNIVSGWLQ from the exons ATGTTGGGAGGAGAATGGACCATCAATCCGGGCTTTTTGCAAAATGGTTTAATGCATGATCTCGCGAAGCAACACGGAGCTTTAATGTTTTATACTGAGCACCGTTATTACGGAAAGAGTTACCCTACGCA GAATATGAGCTCAGATAATATGCAGTATTTGAATGTCGATCAAGCATTAGCAGATGTAGCGTACTTTATAGATAATAGAAAATCAGAATATAACATTACAGATTCAAAAGTTATTGTTTTCGGTGGATCTTACGCTGGAAATATGGCGGCTTGGATCAGGATTAAGTATCCGCATCTCATTCAG GGATCTGTGGCAAGTAGTGCTCCAGTTTATGCCAAAGCAGATTTTTACG AGTATTACGAAGTAGTAGCGAACTCGCTGAGGCGACACGACTCTCAATGCGCGTTGGATGTCGAAAACGCATTCGACGAAACCGAAGAGCTTTTGGTTACGGAAGGAGGTCCAGAAAAGATTCAAAAGATCTTCAA TATCTGCAAAACTCCGAATGTTAATTCAATGACTGATGTTGGTTATTTCATGAATTTCTTGTCGGAA GTGTTTGCTAGTGCGGTTCAGTACAACAAAGTAGTCAATGGCATGAGTAACATCGGACAACTTTGCGACACAATGACTAGCGCTAGTATAGGCAAACCAATTGAACGATTAGCTTATCTAATTCGCAGTGGTCCAAAGTGTAAAGATGTTGATTATAAAGATATGATCAAGGATCTTAGAATGAGTTCTTGGAGCACTTCAGCAA TGAGGCAATGGTATTTCCAAACTTGCACTGAATTTGGATATTACCAAACGGCAAACTCTAGCAAATCAGCGTTCGGAAGACTGGTGAATCTCGACTTTTTTGTCAACATTTGCAAAGACGTCTACGGCGATTA TTATGAAAGAGAACTGTTGGACTCTGGTATTAGTCGAACAAACATAATGTACGGTGGAAGGCTTCCCGACATAAAGAATGTGATATTCGTTAATGGCGACGTAGATCCTTGGCACGCACTTTCCGTCCTTAAGGATGTCAATGAGTTTTCGCCTGCGATTCTTATTCAAG GTTCTTCCCACTGCCAAGATCTTCAAGCCGATAGCGCAGGCGATGTTCCCGAGTTGAGGACAGCGAGGAAAAAGATAAGAAACATTGTTTCCGGATGGCTTCAATGA